In bacterium, one DNA window encodes the following:
- a CDS encoding DUF1287 domain-containing protein, translating into MKRKGCVAVRVTSGPQAKRSGARGRQRTCTNPFVAFRPSGPPVHHVHPRKRPSHAYNPPVRLRIAIVAVLLACACRVAADPSSPPVPTSAPLSDLARRIVDAANERTTHTVRYDGAYVRIPYPGGDVPADQGVCTDVLVRAFRSVGFDLQKLVHEDMRRAFSKYPRTWGAAAPDPNIDHRRVPNLMTFFARNGAVLPKSTDAADYTPADIVAWRLPNGLTHIGILVERGAHGRPLAVHNIGAGPQKEDVLFEWEIIGHYRWPKEG; encoded by the coding sequence ATGAAGCGCAAGGGGTGCGTAGCTGTGCGCGTGACGTCAGGGCCGCAAGCGAAGCGAAGCGGAGCGCGCGGTCGGCAGCGAACCTGCACAAACCCCTTCGTCGCGTTTCGTCCATCCGGTCCACCCGTCCACCATGTCCATCCGCGCAAACGCCCGTCTCACGCGTATAATCCCCCCGTGCGCCTTCGCATCGCCATCGTCGCCGTCCTCCTCGCCTGCGCGTGCCGGGTCGCGGCCGATCCTTCATCCCCGCCCGTGCCGACGTCCGCGCCGCTTTCCGATCTCGCGCGGCGCATCGTCGACGCGGCCAACGAGCGCACGACGCATACCGTCCGCTACGACGGCGCGTACGTGCGCATCCCCTATCCCGGCGGCGACGTGCCCGCGGATCAGGGCGTGTGTACTGACGTTCTCGTGCGGGCGTTCCGCTCCGTGGGATTCGATCTTCAAAAGCTCGTGCACGAGGATATGCGCCGCGCGTTTTCGAAATACCCGCGAACGTGGGGCGCCGCCGCGCCGGATCCGAACATCGATCACCGCCGCGTGCCGAACCTGATGACGTTCTTTGCGCGTAACGGCGCCGTGCTTCCGAAATCGACCGACGCGGCCGATTACACGCCGGCGGACATCGTCGCGTGGCGGCTGCCGAACGGCCTGACGCACATCGGCATCCTCGTCGAGCGCGGCGCACACGGCCGCCCGCTCGCCGTCCACAACATCGGTGCCGGCCCGCAAAAAGAGGACGTGCTTTTTGAATGGGAGATCATCGGCCATTACCGATGGCCGAAGGAGGGGTGA